AACAATTCACTCACCGGTCCTTTGGCTAACTTTTCTGGTCTAGGCGCCCTCGAAGCCATATATCTCGGCCACAATAACTTCGACACAATCCCAAACGGTTGCTTTCAAGCAATTCCGTCTCTTAAAATACTTAACCTTAGCAATAACTTGAATCTACAACAATGGACTTTTGGAGGTGAAAAGGATTGGCTTAAATATGTTTGGATAGCAGGTATGCTTCTAAAtccattatgttattttaaacgtaatacatttttaagtactatattatttataatatgttttaaatataatatatttctaaattgaatataataatacttgaatgtttattataagagaaaagtaatataatatgatgaaaaaatgttgattatattaatgtataatatttaaaagagaaagattgaataaaatagagataaaatgttattgtggagtaagataatataactaataatttatttattttaaatttataattatgcgagTCTGATGGACTACCCACTGCCATTTtgggtagcgggcttttcagggctgacttaaaaaggccctgaaaaatatgggctctaattttaaggcccaagccctatgatttttcgggcctgacggaccggcccatatgggctagcccattttgacagctctgtctacaccgtatgtacggaccacactgttcatgtacgggcGAATACTATTCATATACGGacgaatactattcatgtacaggcgtttatttttaatacctggacacattaaccaacttcattgctggattaaccaagtttttacactgcattaaccaaatttgatgactgctaaaaaaatatttttaatacttggatgttgcattaaccaactttattactgcattaaccaagtttttacactgcattaaccaagtttggtgactgataaaaattatttttaatacttggatgttgtattaaccaacttcataactgcattaaccaaatttttacaatgcattaaccaaattttaatGACTACTGTAAAATATTATTGGATGTAAGTATTGGTGAAACAATTAGGTGTATGAATAACATTACTGTATCTAAATATTGTTAAGTGAAATTAATTAATTCTTTAATTATATTACTACACGTGCGATCCAGTGAATTTTAAATACGTTAAGAATTTGCTTTAACAGAAAATAATtgataaatttatattataataatttattgtgAATTATAATTGAGACAATCAtaacaaattaattatattatttaaaacaaaaatagagtAACATTTAAAATTTAGTTTTGTGAGTTTAAATAATTATAGAGTTGCGTTTCTATTCTCATGTCTTTTTGGTATGtatctttaatttttatatttgattttaagttgttaaaaacatatattttacttttaatcttaaataaaatttaaagttaATTTGCAGCTATTATCAAATAAAAACTTCAATATATAGCTTTATAACTTTATGTCTattttgtaaaacttttttatttgATGATGATAGTGTTGGAAATGCTAgttactatattaatttaatttgtttttaatgaattattttaattcttaatattaaaattgtaaaacatttatttaattttgttgttgATAGATGTTGAAATATGAGTGTTCTTCTTTTTAGTGAATTAAGAAGACCAatccattaattttttttattgatttaaattttgaaatttgaatatgtatgaattggaaaatttgttttcatgttatttttttataataatagtgCATGCAAGTTGCAACCATAAAAGTCAATAATTTATaagatataaatttaaaaaattaaaaagtaatgaaattgttaacttttttattattgttttgtaaaatactacaatttttttatatattttattgttcAGTAATTCTTAAAGGTGTGTATTATTGTTTGGATGATAATGacatataattaaaaagttcgttaATAAAGTAGTCGatcaaataataaataagtagtaaataattttaaaaaatggaatTAAAATAGTattcaaattaaaaatgtaaaaaatttgACGTGCTGGCGACAACTCGTTAGTAAACGGAATGAACTTAAATTTTGAATTCGGACGTCTAAGTTGGTCTGTCTCATCCTGCCTCAGTTTTGGACGGATTTAAACGGGACGGACGAAGTCTCTCCTCTTTGCCCCTTAAATTGAATTTAGGAAAATTTTATATCCTCTTGTTGTCTTTAGTTTATTTATTGGATatgatttagtttatttattgGATATGATATGAATAATGTATTAGTGAAGTACTCCATAGAACATTAAAAGATTGTTtgcatattatattatattttaagatcaattgagagagaattatctttaaaaaaaaattgtgcaaGACCTACATTGagattaaaaaaatttgtttcaaaGTGTTATTTTAGTTGTTGTAAttttcaagaaaacaaaaaatgtttTATAGAGTTTAGATTCACACATccattttaattttgaaatacaTAGTTTGAGCAATGGTTGTCTTGCTACACCATTTagttcaaaataatttattttttttactttgttaAGATTTGAACTTGTTATCTCcaacagaaaataaaaattatatttgatctTTTGAATATTGAAAGTCAATTTGAGAGGTGGCATATACAATTATGAGATGGTGTGGCAGTGGCCCTAATGAACTTGAAGTGTTACTTTTAGAATAGAATGCGCgcttttgttttaatatattataaatatataaattcttAAAATACTCTCTAAATGCTACTTTAAAAAAACTCTAATTATTTACAAGAAATAAACTCGACAAAATTTATatacaattaattttaaattaaaaagatatAGAGTtactttataaaataattataaaaaataaaaaaaaattatataaatttttttatcagaTGTGTTGGATGCGGGGTTATTAGACATAATGATCAGAAGCTGATAAGTTCTATAATTTTTTCTTTGAGAACAATTGAAATAAAGTATCagaagtccaagctcttcaaccAAGTAAATAGATAACCTTCCATATGAATATCTAATCACCATGCATCTAACACAACTGATTTAAAACCATTATTTAAATAGTTTATTTGTATCATCACTAATTATGTATTTAACTTTtgcaatgataaaataaaataattattttgcaaATATGCAGGAGCATCAGTTGGATTTATAATATTTActggattgattatttattatcGTAAGGAGTGTCTTATTTTAGTACAAAGATGGATATTTAGGGGAACAACAAAATCTAGTGATCATATTGTGGAGAATTTTATGGAAAGTTATAAATTGTCAGTGCcgataaaacaatataaatatgCAGAAGTGAAAAGAATGACAAACTCATTCCGAGATAAATTAGGTCAAGGAGGATATGGTACTGTGTACAAAGCAAGCTTACCTGATGGTCGTCAAGTGGCTGTGAAAGTAATAAAAGAGTCCAAGGGAAATGGAGAAGAATTCATAAATGAAGTTGTCAGCATTAGTAGAACATCACACGTCAATATTGTCTCGCTTTTGGGTTTTTGTTATGGAAACAAAAGAGCGCTGATATATGAATTCATGTCCAAAGGGTCATTGGATAATTTCATCCTTAAAAGTGGGTCTTCTGATTCTATTTGTAGTTTGGATTGGAACACATTGTCCAAAATTGCAATGGGCATTGCTCGTGGATTAGAATATTTGCATCAAGGATGTATTTCAAGGATATTACATCTTGATATCAAACCTCAAAATATTCTTTTGGATGAAGATTTTTGCCCAAAAATATCTGATTTTGGACTAGCTAAAATATGTCAAAGAGATGATAGTGTTGTGTCTATACTTGGTGCACGAGGAACTATAGGATATATAGCACCAGAAGTATTTAGTCGTACAAATGGCGGAGTTTCTCACAAATCAGATGTATACAGTTATGGTATGTTAATTTTAGATATGATTGGAAGAAGAAAGAATTCAGGTGCTAGAGATTCATGTACTTCTGAATATTTTCCGGATTGGATTTATAAAGATCTTGAGCAAGATAATAACTCTGTGAATTGTATAGCAAATACGGAGGAGGAGAATGATATGGTGAGAAAAATTACTATGGTAAGTCTATGGTGCATTCAAACAAAACCATCCGATAGACCTTCAATTAGTAAAGTAATAGAAATGCTTCAAGCACCACTTCAGTCGGTTCCATATCCTCCCAAACCTTTTTTATATTCTCCTGAAATTCCAATATTGCAAACTTCATGCGTGCCTTCAAGCAGTTTGTCAGAGACAAAGTCATCAACCTTATCGGGGAATGGTTCCATAAAAACAAATAAGTTCAGCAAAGACAACAATGAAGATGTGATTGTAgtgtaaaaaaataatttgttgaTATTTGAATACAACTTTGCATATACTTTGTTTAAACCTCAAAACATGGTCGTATATTTTTAGCTGGTAAATTCTAGCTACCCATGACATTAAATATCTTTTTTATATATCTAAAATATAATATGatctatttttcttcaatttatttTAAAGTGACATGCAACACACCTTGAATTTTTCAATATCCGTATCTAGTATACGCTCTTCAATTTATTTTAAGTCACATGAAATACACCTTGAATTTTTCAATACCCATATCTAGTAGTATAAGCTTATCAAAAGTTACAATATATGTTAAACAGTAAACATTTTAATAGAAATTAGAATATAGTCCCACGCGTGGCACGGTTGGactttaatatattattaatattatttatattaattttaatatttttgtagaATTTTTATCGATTttgtttgtaaaatattttttaaaattattttatttaaataatatttatatctgAGTTTATAATCACATATCTAAGAATGAGAAtgattagaaaataataatttttgggTTTTGGTAGGAAATTTTTATAAGTGATTTTATTTGTGATTATATAAATATGGGTCTATTAGTTTGAGAACATGTTGAATATTTAGGAGTAATAAGAAGAGACTACAACATACAAATTTTTCATCCGCATAAATTATAGGGTTAGAAATTGAATCATCTATATAATACTAGTAAATAGAGTTTAAAATTTGTAGGATTATGTATGtatttagtccctattaaaaaaaatgatatattttagtttttataaaattattatgtacgTAGTTTTAATCCTTACTATTAAACAAATGTGTATTTTTAAGTTACTATTTTATAGACATTTTTAGAACGTTATAAGAagttcctaaaaaaaaaaaaactcaaaatttgatttctaagtcgagatttgcatttcttttatcattttcttttgaaatttaagaaattcatatttaattcttctcattttaaaaaattcaataatttgataaagaaatattttataatattataaacatgtatgaaaaataattattcaaaaacttGAAAATTTAAAGGTAATTAAgcagttttcaaaatttttaaaaatagctGGGATTAAAACTGCATATATAAACATTTTACAGgattaaaatatgtcatttttataataagaactaaaaataaaatttgagatatttatagggacacaaaacatacttaacctttctttaatataatattaatcgtAAAGtaagatttcattttttttaatagacaGAGAAATTCACCAAagagagtataagggatactccaccCAAACAACAAACGGAAACCCCCACAATCTAAAGCAACGAAAAGATAGGATATTTCAAGTATGAAAGTTACAAGGATTTTCAATTTTACAATAAGAGCATAACCAAATCCACGCGTTC
The Vicia villosa cultivar HV-30 ecotype Madison, WI linkage group LG6, Vvil1.0, whole genome shotgun sequence genome window above contains:
- the LOC131612225 gene encoding LEAF RUST 10 DISEASE-RESISTANCE LOCUS RECEPTOR-LIKE PROTEIN KINASE-like 2.4 — translated: MKILLNHQTVFLSILLFIISIAITNAEYQEADYMSDLLKSLAPTPSTWSNTTHYCKWKGIFCESNRVVSINLPSSSLSGTLPPHLYALTNLTHIDLHNNSLTGPLANFSGLGALEAIYLGHNNFDTIPNGCFQAIPSLKILNLSNNLNLQQWTFGGEKDWLKYVWIAGASVGFIIFTGLIIYYRKECLILVQRWIFRGTTKSSDHIVENFMESYKLSVPIKQYKYAEVKRMTNSFRDKLGQGGYGTVYKASLPDGRQVAVKVIKESKGNGEEFINEVVSISRTSHVNIVSLLGFCYGNKRALIYEFMSKGSLDNFILKSGSSDSICSLDWNTLSKIAMGIARGLEYLHQGCISRILHLDIKPQNILLDEDFCPKISDFGLAKICQRDDSVVSILGARGTIGYIAPEVFSRTNGGVSHKSDVYSYGMLILDMIGRRKNSGARDSCTSEYFPDWIYKDLEQDNNSVNCIANTEEENDMVRKITMVSLWCIQTKPSDRPSISKVIEMLQAPLQSVPYPPKPFLYSPEIPILQTSCVPSSSLSETKSSTLSGNGSIKTNKFSKDNNEDVIVV